A single region of the Tigriopus californicus strain San Diego chromosome 8, Tcal_SD_v2.1, whole genome shotgun sequence genome encodes:
- the LOC131884910 gene encoding uncharacterized protein LOC131884910 translates to MVILDASDECHIALFDFSGASVTRQFDIKVTQYACGDETGGPDGCLQYFTGIAGTLASFNFPTEAATLSSTVTHLSNQCYTICFRQEHDKCGICFTPVNDGTIAPGSFGLSISSDAASATGVQDSKCSEDYLQIPGAERGSTFEVGSTSAIFHSRICGRFFTHSDASGVGGTDNSESICTQRRPFRIHFKTDANENTLTEDEADMNEQVLAPGGILGFNLNYALQDC, encoded by the exons ATGG TGATCCTGGATGCATCTGATGAATGTCATATTGCTCTCTTTGACTTCAGCGGCGCCAGTGTCACCCGACAATTCGACATTAAAG TCACCCAATATGCTTGTGGAGATGAAACAGGAG GACCAGATGGTTGTCTGCAATATTTTACGGGAATTGCTGGAACATTAGCCAG CTTCAATTTTCCTACTGAGGCTGCTACACTGTCTTCTACAG TCACCCATTTATCCAACCAATGCTACACAATATGTTTCCGTCAGGAGCACGACAAATGCGGCATTTGTTTCACGCCGGTAAATGATGGGACCATTGCTCCGGGTTCGTTTGGCCTTTCCATTAGCTCAGACGCTGCCTCTGCAACCGGGGTTCAAGACTCGAAGTGCAGCGAGGATTACCTGCAG ATTCCTGGCGCCGAACGAGGGTCCACATTTGAGGTGGGCTCCACCAGTGCTATATTTCATTCAAGAATTTGCGGCAGATTTTTCACACATTCCGACGCCAGCGGTGTGGGCGGCACGGACAACTCAGAATCAATTTGCA CCCAGCGGCGTCCCTTTCGAATTCATTTCAAGACTGATGCGAATGAAAATACATTGACAGAAGATGAGGCCGATATGAATGAGCAAGTTCTCGCTCCGGGTGGAATTCTTGGATTTAATCTCAATTACGCCCTTCAAGATTGCTAG